A genomic segment from Vanacampus margaritifer isolate UIUO_Vmar chromosome 3, RoL_Vmar_1.0, whole genome shotgun sequence encodes:
- the glt1d1 gene encoding glycosyltransferase 1 domain-containing protein 1 isoform X2: MKLLFIACLEPKSGNHTTAERIRSYIESAGHTCELRHAEEFESSSDVANLLSRNPQFEGALAIHLFKAGRLLLGIETQAAEDFSWSEFLRRSGVSGGHVERLHVFLLICGLRRVKDPLYLVESFSEWHSENPQNVFVIIGPRIDPVLTDEVEAVVKRTAGVFLARERSQPELHAAMKRCFAVVNSSISEGMSAAILEAMDLGLPVVARDIPGNKAVVQHEVTGLLYSSPQEFVHQSQRLLSDHELRERVIRNGKVYVVKHHSLKQERETYQRLVDTLH, translated from the exons atgaaattactaTTTATTGCTTGTCTCGAACCCAAATCAGGGAACCACACCACGGCTGAGCGAATCAG GTCCTACATTGAATCGGCAGGACACACATGTGAGCTCAGACATGCAGAGGAATTTGAGTCGTCTTCTGACGTGGCAAACCTGTTATCACGAAATCCTCAATTTGAGGGTGCACTGGCCATTCATCTATTCAAAGCAGGCAGACTTCTGCTAG GTATTGAGACCCAAGCGGCAGAAGATTTCAGCTGGTCTGAATTCTTACGGAGATCAG GTGTAAGTGGTGGGCATGTGGAACGGCTCCACGTCTTCCTGCTGATCTGTGGCCTCAGAAGAGTCAAGGACCCTCTCTATTTGGTGGAAAGTTTTTCAG agTGGCATAGTGAGAATCCCCAGAATGTGTTTGTTATAATTGGTCCAAGG ATCGATCCCGTGCTTACTGATGAAGTTGAAGCTGTTGTGAAGAG AACAGCAGGGGTCTTCTTAGCCCGGGAGAGGAGCCAGCCGGAGCTCCACGCTGCCATGAAAAGGTGCTTTGCTGTGGTCAACAGTTCCATCTCAGAGGGCATGTCGGCAGCCATCTTGGAG GCAATGGATCTGGGGCTACCTGTGGTGGCCAGGGATATTCCAGGAAATAAAGCTGTGGTTCAACATGAGGTCACCGGTCTGCTATATTCGTCCCCTCAG GAATTTGTACATCAGTCTCAGAGGCTGTTGTCAGATCATGAGCTGAGAGAGAGAGTTATAAGGAATGGGAAAGTCTACGTGGTGAAGCATCACAGCCTGAAACAGGAGAGAGAAACCTACCAGAGGTTGGTGGATACGCTGCACTAA
- the glt1d1 gene encoding glycosyltransferase 1 domain-containing protein 1 isoform X1 — translation MKLLFIACLEPKSGNHTTAERIRSYIESAGHTCELRHAEEFESSSDVANLLSRNPQFEGALAIHLFKAGRLLLDIQVPFGIIFGGTDINEDVKVETRRVVMEKVLLKARFAVAFTDTLKKDAQLYLHSQSSKISVQPQGIETQAAEDFSWSEFLRRSGVSGGHVERLHVFLLICGLRRVKDPLYLVESFSEWHSENPQNVFVIIGPRIDPVLTDEVEAVVKRTAGVFLARERSQPELHAAMKRCFAVVNSSISEGMSAAILEAMDLGLPVVARDIPGNKAVVQHEVTGLLYSSPQEFVHQSQRLLSDHELRERVIRNGKVYVVKHHSLKQERETYQRLVDTLH, via the exons atgaaattactaTTTATTGCTTGTCTCGAACCCAAATCAGGGAACCACACCACGGCTGAGCGAATCAG GTCCTACATTGAATCGGCAGGACACACATGTGAGCTCAGACATGCAGAGGAATTTGAGTCGTCTTCTGACGTGGCAAACCTGTTATCACGAAATCCTCAATTTGAGGGTGCACTGGCCATTCATCTATTCAAAGCAGGCAGACTTCTGCTAG ACATCCAAGTACCCTTTGGCATTATCTTTGGTGGAACAGACATCAATGAAGATGTGAAAGTTGAGACGAGACGTGTGGTTATGGAAAAAGTTCTACTTAAAGCACG GTTTGCAGTTGCATTTACAGACACACTGAAAAAAGATGCTCAGCTATATTTG CACTCCCAGAGCAGCAAAATCTCTGTTCAGCCGCAAG GTATTGAGACCCAAGCGGCAGAAGATTTCAGCTGGTCTGAATTCTTACGGAGATCAG GTGTAAGTGGTGGGCATGTGGAACGGCTCCACGTCTTCCTGCTGATCTGTGGCCTCAGAAGAGTCAAGGACCCTCTCTATTTGGTGGAAAGTTTTTCAG agTGGCATAGTGAGAATCCCCAGAATGTGTTTGTTATAATTGGTCCAAGG ATCGATCCCGTGCTTACTGATGAAGTTGAAGCTGTTGTGAAGAG AACAGCAGGGGTCTTCTTAGCCCGGGAGAGGAGCCAGCCGGAGCTCCACGCTGCCATGAAAAGGTGCTTTGCTGTGGTCAACAGTTCCATCTCAGAGGGCATGTCGGCAGCCATCTTGGAG GCAATGGATCTGGGGCTACCTGTGGTGGCCAGGGATATTCCAGGAAATAAAGCTGTGGTTCAACATGAGGTCACCGGTCTGCTATATTCGTCCCCTCAG GAATTTGTACATCAGTCTCAGAGGCTGTTGTCAGATCATGAGCTGAGAGAGAGAGTTATAAGGAATGGGAAAGTCTACGTGGTGAAGCATCACAGCCTGAAACAGGAGAGAGAAACCTACCAGAGGTTGGTGGATACGCTGCACTAA